A genomic window from Ciona intestinalis chromosome 8, KH, whole genome shotgun sequence includes:
- the LOC108949665 gene encoding flocculation protein FLO11-like: protein MNTTSSVTESTLIESTSMADSTTVGSELVTTSSTAESTTVDSTMNTTSSVPKPTTVEKSTFVESTSMADSTTVGSELVTTSSTAESTTVDSTMNTTSSVTKPTTVESTSIAGSTTVGSELVTTSSIAESTIVDATMIQSVLYQNQLLLKPTTSSVPKPTSVKSTSMADSTTVGSELVTTSSTNVGATMDITSFVPEPTSVDSTSMADSTTNGLEVVITSATAVSTTVDATIDTTSSKPESTTVKSTLTTESTSVNTDAVTITSITDLTTDDVITASTIFVHKPSTVESTSTTVDATIDTTSSVTKSTSVESTSIADSTTVGSDDVITTTTSSVPEPTSVKSTSIADSTTVGSEDVITSSTEESSTVDATIPTTSSVTKPTSVKFCTEPTSIESTSMADSTTVGSELVITSSTEESTTVDATRATTSSVTESTSLKVHQWQIQQLLDQILVTTISTAESTTVDATKATTSSVTEPTSVESTSMADSTTVGSEVVTTSSTAESTTVDATIATTSSVPEPTSVDSTSMADSTTVGSELVTTSSTAESTTVDATMDTTSSVTEPTSVESTSMADSTTVGLDVVTTISTAKSTTVDATKATTSSVPKPTSVEGTSMADSTTVGSEVVTTSSTAESTTVDATIATTSSVAEPTSCETSVPEPTSVDSTSMADSTTVGSELLTTISTAESTTVDATMDTTSSVTEPTSVEKLVTTSSTTVGATMDTTSFVPEPTSVDSTSMADLTTNGLEVVTTSATAVSTTVDATIDTTSSKPESTTVKSTLTAESTSVNTDAVTISSITDLTTDDVITASTIFVHKPSTVESTSTTVDGTMDITSSVTESFSIESTSMADSTTVGSELFNCNINNCWFNNSDYYSCGYINFNSNFANCRIYQC from the exons atgaatacaactagttctgtaacaGAATCAACTTTGattgaaagtacatcaatggcagattcaacaactgttgggtCAGAATtagtaactaccagttcaactgctgaatcaactactgttgattCAACAATGaatacaactagttctgtacCTAAACCAACTACAgttgaaa AATCAACTTTtgttgaaagtacatcaatggcagattcaacaactgttgggtCAGAATtagtaactaccagttcaactgctgaatcaactactgttgattCAACAATGaatacaactagttctgtaactAAACCAACTACAgttgaaagtacatcaataGCAGgttcaacaactgttggatcagaattagtaactaccagttcaaTTGCTGAATCAACTattgttgatgcaacaatgatACAATCAGTTCTGTACCAGAACCAACTTCtgttgaaa cctacaactagttctgtacCTAAACCAACTTCGGTTaaaagtacatcaatggcagattcaacaaccGTTGGATCAGAATtagtaactaccagttcaactaATGTTGGTGCAACAATGGATATAACTAGTTTTGTACCTGAACCAACTTCTGTTGATAGTACATCgatggcagattcaacaactaATGGATTAGAAGTAGTTATTACCAGTGCAACTGCTGtatcaactactgttgatgcaacaatagaTACAACTAGTTCTAAACCAGAATCAACCACAGTTAAAAGTACATTAACTACAGAATCTACCAGTGTTAACACTGATGCAGTTACCATCACTTCAATTACAGATTTAACTACTGATGATGTAATAACAGCGTCAACTATTTTTGTGCATAAACCATCTACAGTTGAAAGTAcatcaactactgttgatgcaacaatagatacaactagttctgtaactAAATCTACTTCggttgaaagtacatcaataGCAGATTCAACCACTGTTGGATCAGATGATGTAattacca ctacaactagttctgtacCTGAACCAACTTCTGTTAAAAGTACATCAATAGCAGATTCAACAACCGTTGGATCAGAAGATGTAATTACCAGTTCAACTGAGGAATCATCaactgttgatgcaacaatacctacaactagttctgtaactAAACCAACTTCTGTtaaa ttctgtacTGAACCAACTTCGattgaaagtacatcaatggcagattcaacaactgttggatcAGAATTAGTAATTACCAGTTCAACTGAggaatcaactactgttgatgcaacaagagctacaactagttctgtaactGAATCAACTTCG TTGAAAGTgcatcaatggcagattcaacaactgttggatcAGATATTAGTAACTACCATttcaactgctgaatcaactactgttgatgcaacaaaggctacaactagttctgtaactGAACCAACTTCAgttgaaagtacatcaatggcagattcaacaactgttggatcagaagtagtaactaccagttcaactgcagaatcaactactgttgatgcaacaatagctacaactagttctgtacCTGAACCAACTTCTGTTGAtagtacatcaatggcagattcaacaactgttggatcagaattggtaactaccagttcaactgcaGAATCcactactgttgatgcaacaatggatacaactagttctgtaactGAACCAACTTCAgttgaaagtacatcaatggcagattcaacaactgttggattAGATGTTGTAACTACCATTTCAACTGCTaaatcaactactgttgatgcaacaaaagctacaactagttctgtacCTAAACCAACTTCTGTTGAAggtacatcaatggcagattcaacaactgttggatcagaagtagtaactaccagttcaactgctgaatcaacgactgttgatgcaacaatagctacaactagttctgtagCTGAACCAACTTCTTGTGAAAc ttctgtacCAGAACCAACTTCTGTTGAtagtacatcaatggcagattcaacaactgttggatcAGAACTATTAACTACCATTTCAACTGCTGAATCcactactgttgatgcaacaatggatacaactagttctgtaactGAACCAACTTCAgttgaaa aattagtaactaccagttcaactaCTGTTGGTGCAACAATGGATACAACTAGTTTTGTACCTGAACCAACTTCTGTTGATAGTACATCGATGGCAGATTTAACAACTAATGGATTAGAAGTAGTTACTACCAGTGCAACTGCTGtatcaactactgttgatgcaacaatagaTACAACTAGTTCTAAACCAGAATCAACCACAGTTAAAAGTACGTTAACTGCAGAATCTACCAGTGTTAACACTGATGCAGTTACCATCAGTTCAATTACAGATTTAACTACTGATGATGTAATAACAGCGTCAACTATTTTTGTGCATAAACCATCTACAGTTGAAAGTAcatcaactactgttgatggAACAATGGATATAACTAGTTCTGTAACAGAATCATTTTCGattgaaagtacatcaatggcagattcaacaactgttgggtCAGAATta TTTAACTGCAACATCAACAACTGTTGGTTTAACAACAGCGACTACTACTCCTGTGGCTACATTAACTTCAATTCAAACTTTGCCAACTGTAGAATCTACCAGTGTTGA
- the LOC100177251 gene encoding protein catecholamines up-like isoform X1 yields the protein MIFRWSDIKRMNECITMKGVILTIVVYCSILYMCSGHSNHEESKNEPHHHEHSHEHTSVKTRTFSETFDMWLKATLATGLISAAPFAILFFVPLESNAEVYQPLLKILLSFASGGLLGDAFLHLIPHAIHPHSHSQSHDHSHAHDHSHAHDHSHAHDHSHAHDHSHAHDHSHAHDHSHAHDHSHAHDHSHAHDHSATTSVGLWVLAGIVVFLSVEKFVRHVKGSHSHTHSHHASTKQKQTDKNSDGEDDRESCKSKDTNLRKRKSSNIKSDDKKEEQNDSPTSKDTMEVAGYLNLAADFTHNFTDGLAIGASFLGGNTLGFITTITILLHEIPHEIGDFAILIQSGCSKTKAMYLQLSTATGAMAGCILGLLAENIGEAAISWILPFTAGGFIYIATVSVIPELLVDSNPKQTAKEIIAMLVGIGMMVVISALE from the exons ATGATATTTCGGTGGTCGGATATTAagcgaatgaatgaat GCATCACTATGAAGGGAGTAATACTAACCATCGTTGTGTATTGTTCTATACTGTATATGTGTTCTGGCCACTCGAACCATGAAGAAAGTAAAAATGAACCTCACCATCATGAACATTCACATGAACATACCTCAGTAAAAACCAGAACGTTTTCAGAAACATTTGACATGTGGTTAAAAGCGACGTTGGCCACAGGTTTAATAAGTGCTGCACCATTTGCAATTCTCTTTTTTGTACCATTGGAAAGTAATGCTGAGGTTTATCAACCATTACTTAAAATCTTGCTAAGTTTTGCTTCAGGTGGATTGTTAGGAGATGCTTTCTTGCATCTTATACCTCATGCCATTCACCCCCATTCTCATAGTCAGTCTCATGATCATTCTCACGCCCATGATCATTCTCACGCCCATGATCATTCTCACGCCCATGATCATTCTCACGCCCATGATCATTCTCACGCCCATGATCATTCTCACGCCCATGATCATTCTCACGCCCATGATCACTCTCACGCCCATGATCATTCTCATGCTCATGATCACTCAGCAACAACCAGTGTTGGTTTGTGGGTGTTAGCCGGAATAGTTGTGTTTCTTTCAGTGGAAAAGTTTGTTCGTCATGTAAAAGGCAGCCACTCTCACACACATTCCCATCACGCATCcaccaaacaaaaacaaactgatAAAAACAGTGATGGTGAGGATGATAGAGAGAGCTGTAAAAGTAAGGATACAAATTTAAGAAAGAGAAAATCATCAAACATCAAATCAGATGATAAAAAAGAAGAGCAAAATGATTCACCTACATCAAAAGACACCATGGAAGTAGCTGGCTATTTAAACCTTGCTGCTGATTTTACCCACAACTTTACAGATGGTCTTGCTATTGGTGCTTCATTTTTGGGCGGCAACACCCTTGGATTTAttacaacaataacaatactTTTACATGAAATCCCACATGAGATCGGGGATTTTGCAATTTTGATACAATCTGGTTGCAGCAAAACAAAGGCAATGTATCTACAATTATCCACAGCCACAGGTGCAATGGCTGGTTGTATTCTTGGTTTATTGGCGGAAAACATTGGGGAAGCAGCAATATCATGGATTCTACCCTTCACAGCCGgtggttttatatatattgctaCAGTTTCTGTTATCCCTGAACTTCTTGTAGATTCAAACCCAAAACAAACAGCGAAGGAAATAATAGCTATGTTAGTTGGAATAGGAATGATGGTGGTCATTTCTGCACTggaataa
- the LOC100177251 gene encoding protein catecholamines up-like isoform X2 — MKGVILTIVVYCSILYMCSGHSNHEESKNEPHHHEHSHEHTSVKTRTFSETFDMWLKATLATGLISAAPFAILFFVPLESNAEVYQPLLKILLSFASGGLLGDAFLHLIPHAIHPHSHSQSHDHSHAHDHSHAHDHSHAHDHSHAHDHSHAHDHSHAHDHSHAHDHSHAHDHSHAHDHSATTSVGLWVLAGIVVFLSVEKFVRHVKGSHSHTHSHHASTKQKQTDKNSDGEDDRESCKSKDTNLRKRKSSNIKSDDKKEEQNDSPTSKDTMEVAGYLNLAADFTHNFTDGLAIGASFLGGNTLGFITTITILLHEIPHEIGDFAILIQSGCSKTKAMYLQLSTATGAMAGCILGLLAENIGEAAISWILPFTAGGFIYIATVSVIPELLVDSNPKQTAKEIIAMLVGIGMMVVISALE, encoded by the coding sequence ATGAAGGGAGTAATACTAACCATCGTTGTGTATTGTTCTATACTGTATATGTGTTCTGGCCACTCGAACCATGAAGAAAGTAAAAATGAACCTCACCATCATGAACATTCACATGAACATACCTCAGTAAAAACCAGAACGTTTTCAGAAACATTTGACATGTGGTTAAAAGCGACGTTGGCCACAGGTTTAATAAGTGCTGCACCATTTGCAATTCTCTTTTTTGTACCATTGGAAAGTAATGCTGAGGTTTATCAACCATTACTTAAAATCTTGCTAAGTTTTGCTTCAGGTGGATTGTTAGGAGATGCTTTCTTGCATCTTATACCTCATGCCATTCACCCCCATTCTCATAGTCAGTCTCATGATCATTCTCACGCCCATGATCATTCTCACGCCCATGATCATTCTCACGCCCATGATCATTCTCACGCCCATGATCATTCTCACGCCCATGATCATTCTCACGCCCATGATCATTCTCACGCCCATGATCACTCTCACGCCCATGATCATTCTCATGCTCATGATCACTCAGCAACAACCAGTGTTGGTTTGTGGGTGTTAGCCGGAATAGTTGTGTTTCTTTCAGTGGAAAAGTTTGTTCGTCATGTAAAAGGCAGCCACTCTCACACACATTCCCATCACGCATCcaccaaacaaaaacaaactgatAAAAACAGTGATGGTGAGGATGATAGAGAGAGCTGTAAAAGTAAGGATACAAATTTAAGAAAGAGAAAATCATCAAACATCAAATCAGATGATAAAAAAGAAGAGCAAAATGATTCACCTACATCAAAAGACACCATGGAAGTAGCTGGCTATTTAAACCTTGCTGCTGATTTTACCCACAACTTTACAGATGGTCTTGCTATTGGTGCTTCATTTTTGGGCGGCAACACCCTTGGATTTAttacaacaataacaatactTTTACATGAAATCCCACATGAGATCGGGGATTTTGCAATTTTGATACAATCTGGTTGCAGCAAAACAAAGGCAATGTATCTACAATTATCCACAGCCACAGGTGCAATGGCTGGTTGTATTCTTGGTTTATTGGCGGAAAACATTGGGGAAGCAGCAATATCATGGATTCTACCCTTCACAGCCGgtggttttatatatattgctaCAGTTTCTGTTATCCCTGAACTTCTTGTAGATTCAAACCCAAAACAAACAGCGAAGGAAATAATAGCTATGTTAGTTGGAATAGGAATGATGGTGGTCATTTCTGCACTggaataa
- the LOC100176500 gene encoding putative ferric-chelate reductase 1 encodes MMVSITLVLFVFILLGRTEAISNSGCGITKQCFSFPTGCSVTSSSCLFISYVYNATDQSFLFELSGGVGSGSEYVAVAFTSTPAMANGDLYYCTGTEFKSGALQVRYNAPSTDSTTPSGVVQLSAASTNGVGECTFTRQASITKIVTSGSKTFNLVTDNFFILMATGSYNSGNIVKHSAANRFFTSAVVNFTTSPAPVTTPSPGTTQPSSDLTSGCGSTKGCFRSPPGCSTQSSTCMFLSWKYNSASKTVDMQLSGGMAASQYAGFAFGSSDRMQNADLYYCTASAVKSGAIKGLQAAPVDTALPEGVTNIQAGTNGGVVQCSFTRPASVTKDLSAPNTVIDISTTTYYILFATGTSLAGGLSYHGQSRVASTRSIDFKLNEDIGGTVDSIDMVKAHASLMMIAWLTCASIGVIIARHFKPLFHDMTCGGEKVWFQIHRSLMVTALLATVIAFILIFVNVKGYSVKAGAHPIIGIIVTCLAIINPIMAIFRPHPGEKNRVIFNWAHWFVGTAAHILGLTAIFLGVDLAKLNLPEWDTWVLVGFVAFHVITEVILEILSAFHGHISAYKKTPKNSMNMDDNAADKDQPPKGAGIKYFILVVYSLGNIGFLITFIVFIALH; translated from the exons ATGATGGTGTCAATAACActtgttctgtttgttttcattttgctCGGAAGGACGGAGGCTATATCCAACAGTGGGTGTGGAATAACAAAgcaatgtttttcttttccaaCCGGATGCTCCGTAACAAGTTCTAGCTGCCTGTTTATTTCTTATGTTTAT aatgCAACGGaccaaagttttttatttgaactGAGTGGAGGCGTTGGATCAGGTTCCGAATATGTTGCGGTGGCTTTTACTTCTACTCCAGCCATGGCTAATGGTGATCTGTATTATTGTACTGGAACAGAATTTAAATCAGGGGCGCTGCAAGTTCGATATAACGCTCCTTCAACTGACTCAACAACTCCG AGTGGAGTTGTGCAACTATCAGCAGCCTCTACTAATGGTGTTGGAGAATGTACTTTCACCCGACAAGCATCAATAACTAAGATTGTTACCTCTGGTTCCAAGACATTTAATCTTGTGACTGATAACTTCTTTATTTTGATGGCTACAGGGAGTTACAATA GTGGAAACATAGTGAAACACAGTGCAGCCAACAGATTTTTCACATCAGCTGTTGTTAACTTTACCACTTCACCCGCTCCTGTAACAACCCCAAGTCCTGG TACAACACAACCAAGTTCTGACTTAACATCGGGATGTGGTTCAACTAAAGGTTGCTTTCGTAGCCCCCCTGGTTGTTCAACCCAGTCTTCAACTTGTATGTTCCTATCTTGGAAATAT AATTCTGCTTCTAAAACAGTCGACATGCAATTATCGGGAGGTATGGCTGCTTCACAATACGCTGGGTTCGCGTTTGGCAGTAGTGACCGAATGCAGAATGCGGATCTGTATTACTGTACAGCATCAGCGGTAAAATCTGGGGCTATTAAAGGTCTTCAAGCAGCACCAGTAGATACAGCACTACCG GAAGGTGTAACAAATATACAAGCTGGGACAAATGGTGGAGTAGTACAATGCTCGTTTACCCGCCCAGCGAGTGTTACGAAAGATCTTTCTGCACCAAACACTGTCATTGATATCTCAACAACCACCTACTACATATTATTTGCAACTGGGACATCACTTG CCGGTGGTTTGAGCTATCACGGTCAATCAAGAGTTGCATCAACTCGTtcaattgattttaaactgaatgAAGACATAGGTGGAACTGTTGACTCAATTGACATGGTTAAAGCACATGC ATCATTGATGATGATTGCTTGGCTGACGTGTGCTAGCATTGGCGTGATTATCGCACGACATTTCAAACCTCTGTTTCATGACATGACTTGCGGTGGGGAGAAAGTATGGTTCCAG ATCCATAGATCACTAATGGTCACAGCTCTGTTAGCAACCGTTATTGCATTTATCCTAATATTTGTCAACGTGAAAGGCTATAGTGTG aaggCAGGTGCCCATCCTATTATTGGTATAATAGTAACTTGTCTTGCCATAATCAATCCCATAATGGCAATCTTTCGTCCCCATCCTGGTGAGAAGAACAGGGTAATATTTAACTGGGCACATTGGTTTGTTGGGACAGCGGCTCATATTCTTGGTTTAACTGCTATATTCTTAG GTGTGGATCTTGCTAAACTGAACTTACCAGAATGGGATACCTGGGTTTTGGTTGGATTTGTTGCATTTCATGTCATAACAGAAGTCATTCTTGAAATACTATCCGCATTTCATGGGCATATATCAG CTTATAAAAAGACTCCGAAAAACTCAATGAACATGGATGACAATGCAGCAGATAAAGACCAACCACCAAAA GGAGCTGggattaaatatttcattctgGTTGTTTACTCACTTGGAAACATTGGATTCTTGATTACATTCATTGTGTTTATTGCATTGCATTAG